The following proteins come from a genomic window of Lineus longissimus chromosome 18, tnLinLong1.2, whole genome shotgun sequence:
- the LOC135502372 gene encoding mucin-3B-like has protein sequence MDTRVALFVVALSQIVSGVKPGKPTLTVSPDPATVDAGITVTFTCAKNSADSADPTSWAFKIGSTPQTTGVAGAIFTYVAVVGDNSKSVTCTSSDSGNTASDPSDGKTLGITAVPAPTLTSDIAETNTKVRVINGSPVKFTCTKAGTAKQNPVSFKFYSTSGGTTTEITSSTAGAAIAAGPPAVLTVTASSTWDGKVIKCEHYNTATSKTDSTKTFTLAISPRKPTLTVNPNPATVDAGITVKFTCAKNPADSNPTSWAFKIGTAVQTTGVAGATFDYVTVVGDNSKSVTCTASYGSTPSDPSDGKTLGITAVPAPTLTSDIVETNTKVRVINGSPVKFTCTKAGTAKQNPVSFKFYSTSGGTTTEITSSTAGAAIAAGPPAVLTVTASSTWDGKVIKCEHYNTATSKTDSTKTFTLAISPRKPTLTVNPNPATVDAGITVTFTCAKNPADSNPTSWAFKIDTAVQTTGVAGATFDYVAVLGDNSKSVTCTASYGSTPSDPSDGKTLGITAVSAPTLTCDITESNGMVTVKNGFSVNFTCTKAGTAKQNPVSFKFYSTGTEIMDSMTGAAIAAGPPAVLTVTASSAWDKKIIKCNHYNADATGSKKDSTNTFTLAVTMVPNPPTISFTNNLVDGDVLNLTCAIVGKIVVTKFELYESGKKLTTGITSSTGSLMDRYSAKVSKGTHNGTIYKCRAENSDGFSKNSTEKTLNVKAGGGAAIVSSATVALVLVLGAVFKE, from the exons ATGGATACTAGAGTTGCACTTTTTGTCGTTGCTCTTTCGCAAATTGTATCAG GAGTAAAACCTGGCAAGCCAACTCTTACTGTCAGCCCCGATCCCGCTACCGTGGATGCTGGCATAACTGTGACATTTACCTGCGCGAAAAATTCCGCTGATTCCGCGGACCCAACATCATGGGCATTCAAGATAGGCAGCACACCACAAACTACCGGTGTAGCTGGTGCAATTTTCACCTATGTTGCTGTGGTGGGTGACaactcaaagtccgtcacatgCACATCGAGCGATAGTGGTAATACAGCTTCGGATCCATCTGATGGCAAAACCCTCGGAATTACTG CTGTTCCCGCACCAACCCTTACCAGTGATATCGCCGAGACCAATACGAAGGTTAGGGTGATAAATGGCTCCCCCGTTAAATTTACATGTACCAAGGCTGGCACCGCTAAGCAGAACCCAGTCAGTTTCAAGTTCTACTCTACGTCCGGGGGAACGACTACCGAAATAACGAGTAGCACAGCCGGCGCAGCTATCGCGGCAGGACCGCCAGCAGTG CTCACTGTGACAGCATCTTCCACCTGGGACGGGAAGGTAATCAAATGTGAGCACTACAACACTGCAACGAGCAAAACGGATTCGACTAAGACATTTACACTGGCAA TATCACCTCGCAAGCCAACTCTTACTGTCAACCCCAATCCCGCTACCGTGGATGCTGGCATAACTGTGAAATTTACCTGCGCGAAAAATCCCGCTGATAGCAACCCAACATCATGGGCATTCAAGATAGGCACCGCAGTACAAACTACCGGTGTAGCTGGTGCCACGTTCGACTATGTTACTGTGGTGGGTGACaactcaaagtccgtcacatgCACAGCGAGCTATGGTAGTACACCTTCGGATCCATCTGATGGCAAAACCCTCGGAATTACTG CTGTTCCCGCACCAACCCTTACCAGTGATATCGTCGAGACCAATACGAAGGTTAGGGTGATAAATGGCTCCCCCGTCAAATTTACATGTACCAAGGCTGGCACCGCTAAGCAGAACCCAGTCAGTTTCAAGTTCTACTCTACGTCCGGGGGAACGACGACCGAAATAACGAGTAGCACAGCCGGCGCAGCTATCGCGGCAGGACCGCCAGCAGTG CTCACTGTGACAGCATCTTCCACCTGGGACGGGAAGGTAATCAAATGTGAGCACTACAACACTGCAACGAGCAAAACGGATTCGACTAAGACATTTACACTGGCAA TATCACCTCGCAAGCCAACTCTTACCGTCAACCCCAATCCCGCTACCGTGGATGCTGGCATAACTGTGACATTTACCTGCGCGAAAAATCCCGCTGATAGCAACCCAACATCATGGGCATTCAAGATAGACACCGCAGTACAAACTACCGGTGTAGCTGGTGCCACGTTCGACTATGTTGCTGTGTTGGGTGACaactcaaagtccgtcacatgCACAGCGAGCTATGGTAGTACACCTTCGGATCCATCTGATGGCAAAACCCTCGGAATTACTG CTGTATCCGCACCGACCCTTACGTGTGATATCACTGAATCCAATGGCATGGTTACCGTGAAGAATGGATTCAGCGTCAATTTTACATGTACCAAGGCTGGCACCGCTAAGCAGAACCCAGTCAGTTTCAAGTTCTACTCTACGGGCACCGAGATAATGGATAGCATGACCGGCGCAGCTATCGCGGCAGGACCGCCAGCAGTG CTCACTGTGACAGCATCCTCCGCCTGGGATAAGAAGATAATCAAATGTAATCATTACAATGCTGATGCGACTGGTAGCAAAAAGGATTCGACGAATACATTTACACTGGCTGTCACAA TGGTCCCGAATCCGCCGACTATTTCGTTCACCAACAACCTCGTGGATGGCGATGTGCTGAATTTAACTTGCGCCATTGTCGGAAAAATCGTGGTGACTAAATTCGAATT GTATGAAAGCGGCAAAAAGCTGACAACTGGTATAACATCATCAACAGGCTCACTGATGGACAGATATTCCGCAAAAGTGTCAAAAGGTACACACAATGGAACAATCTACAAATGCCGGGCAGAAAATAGTGATGGATTTAGTAAGAATTCGACAGAGAAGACCCTGAACGTGAAGGCAGGAG GCGGTGCAGCAATAGTTTCCTCGGCGACAGTGGCCCTCGTTCTGGTTCTAGGCGCAGTCTTCAAGGAGTAG
- the LOC135502368 gene encoding vacuolar protein sorting-associated protein 26C-like, with protein MAVPSLDLRLKKVNKIYHEGEVVAGVVVIQSKSDIQHQGVTLTMDGTVNLQLSAKSVGLFEAFYNSLKPIPLLNVTLEVAKPGRLPSGKTEIPFEIPLKTKQGKKLYETYHGVFVNIQYLLKVDMKRSLLNKDVQKQCEFIVEYKENEEKAVCKPMNFTISPDTLQNVKEKHNVPTFKLSGKLDSTVCCISKPLSGELTVVQSEAPIKSIELQLVRVETCGCAEGYAKDATEIQNIQIADGDVCRGITIPIYMVFPRLFTCPTLYTNNFKIEFEVNIVTVFYDDHLVTENFPIKLTRF; from the exons ATGGCAGTTCCAAGTCTCGATTTACGACTGAAAAAAGTCAACAAAATCTACCATGAGGGG GaggttgtggctggtgtagttgTCATCCAGAGTAAGAGTGACATTCAGCACCAGGGTGTCACACTGACCATGGACGGAACAGTCAACTTGCAACTCAGTGCAAAGAGTGTGGGACTGTTCGAGGCATTTTATAACTCATTGAAG CCCATTCCACTGTTGAACGTTACGCTTGAGGTTGCCAAGCCAGGTCGACTGCCGTCAGGCAAGACTGAGATCCCTTTTGAAATCCCACTCAAGACAAAACAGGGAAAAAAATTATATGAGACATACCATGGTGTGTTTGTAAATATACAG TACCTCCTGAAAGTGGACATGAAGCGTTCATTACTCAACAAAGATGTTCAGAAGCAGTGTGAATTTATTGTCGAGTATaaggaaaatgaagaaaaggcTGTATGTAAACCAATGAATTTCACCATCAGCCCTGATACGTTACAGAATGTCAAAGAG AAACACAACGTGCCAACCTTCAAATTATCTGGGAAGTTAGACTCAACAGTTTGCTGCATTTCAAAGCCATTATCCGGAGAG CTTACTGTGGTCCAGAGTGAAGCACCTATCAAATCCATAGAACTTCAGTTAGTGAGAGTAGAGACATGTGGCTGTGCAGAAGGATATGCTAAAGATG CTACAGAAATTCAGAATATCCAGATAGCAGATGGCGATGTGTGCCGTGGGATCACTATTCCAATATACATGGTGTTTCCAAGGCTGTTTACATGTCCGACCTTGTACACAAATAATTTTAAGATAG AATTCGAGGTCAACATTGTCACAGTGTTTTACGACGATCACCTGGTCACAGAAAACTTCCCAATCAAACTCACGCGCTTTTGA